In Cryptococcus gattii WM276 chromosome A, complete sequence, one genomic interval encodes:
- a CDS encoding Hypothetical Protein (Similar to TIGR gene model, INSD accession AAW41145.1) — protein sequence MDQVHVARNQVNTLLQSIKDYISNTSESATYHAPIIDWQHPEPYQQSTITGLKKFLGAVETERNYLEALASSDVPPKELATNLPHLTAVWEEVKRADWPLGCISQVLECSDGSQVKVDVVARGGEEWIKVNTMKESRLMAEFREQDSYCNSDYSDYDSDAPAETLNGQPVYPGLTNSAIEQVTSMVQSARSYPRLPHLPPPKVKYILNRLEENPEGGYVDPRVNRTFEVIRSLGAQLVLASDIRPLPKQLTPPLPRPTSNVLLDLSVVVALCCDSTHFPLPDSQQELEARFRPLQLASDGQLSLAPHVPVTKDLRDQLQWEMQHPLIQEMQERLSLVDGTLEFWVTEEVKSRLPKIVEVIGGENEKRRAQAMFTGFEDFWTGSRWKGSEGVLGNMRVRVISKTDWDLVDLHQIQHSPFRRGFASVCQMMLAIVERQTSASALPSPPPPPKANKTTSNRSARRPQPGITVASRLPSAHTLRTFLAGIKGSMTVLTNNRGAVGKVIREMGVNEGLAYGVEDAKGEAVVWVVNPSSLSEWRRKEVGAKNKALKERLGLGKGDEPSPEALSV from the exons ATGGACCAAGTTCATGTCGCAAGAAATCAGGTCAATACCCTTTTGCAGTCGATTAAGGACTATATCTCCAACACATCCGAATCTGCGACTTATCATGCCCCAATTATCGATTGGCAACACCCTGAGCCCTACCAGCAATCGACCATAACAGGTTTGAAAAAATTCCTGGGTGCGGTGGAGACTGAAAGGAATTACTTGGAAGCTCTAGCATCGAGCGATGTCCCGCCAAAAGAGTTAGCAACCAATTTGCCTCACTTGACAGCAGTATGGGAAGAAGTAAAGCGAGCAGATTGGCCCTTGGGTTGCATTTCTCAAGTCCTAGAATGCTCGGATGGAAGTCAGGTAAAGGTAGACGTTGTGGCccgaggaggagaagaatgGATCAAAGTCAACAC GATGAAAGAGTCCCGTTTAATGGCAGAATTCAGAGAGCAAGACTCATACTGTAATTCAGATTACTCAGATTACGACTCTGATGCTCCTGCCGAAACACTAAATGGCCAGCCTGTCTATCCTGGTCTAACTAATTCTGCAATCGAACAAGTCACTTCTATGGTCCAGTCGGCTAGATCCTACCCTCGCCTtccccatcttcctccaccGAAAGTCAAGTATATTTTGAATCGCTTGGAAGAGAACCCTGAAGGAGGCTACGTGGATCCAAGAGTAAACCGAACCTTCGAAGTCATCCGTTCACTTGGGGCGCAGCTCGTATTGGCTTCGGATATAAGACCTTTACCGAAACAACTCACCCCACCATTACCTAGACCGACTTCAAATGTGTTGCTCGACCTTTCTGTGGTGGTTGCTCTGTGCTGTGATTCAACTCATTTCCCATTGCCGGATTCGCAACAAGAGCTCGAAGCAAGGTTTCGTCCTCTACAGCTGGCCAGCGACGGCCAATTATCTCTGGCTCCTCATGTTCCTGTAACAAAAGATTTACGAGACCAACTTCAGTGGGAGATGCAACACCCACTTATACAAGAAATGCAAGAGCGATTGTCCCTTGTCGATGGAACACTCGAATTTTGGGTGACCGAGGAAGTGAAGAGTCGGCTACCGAAGATCGTCGAGGTCATCGGTGGGGAAAACGAGAAACGACGCGCGCAAGCTATGTTTACTGGTTTCGAAGATTTCTGGACTGGGAGCAGATGGAAAGGTAGCGAGGGCGTTCTAGGGAATATGAGAGTCCGAGTCATATCAAAAACCGATTGGGATCTTGTTGACCTGCATCAGATTCAACATTCGCCTTTCCGACGTGGCTTCGCCAGTGTTTGCCAAATGATGCTTGCTATTGTTGAAAGACAAACATCCGCGTCTGCTCTgccatctcctcctcctcctcccaaagCCAATAAAACTACGAGCAATCGCTCAGCTCGTCGGCCTCAGCCAGGTATCACGGTGGCATCTAGGTTACCGTCTGCACATACGTTACGTACATTCCTTGCAGGAATCAAGGGTTCCATGACTGTACTTACGAATAATCGGGGGGCTGTGGGAAAAGTCATAAGGGAGATGGGGGTAAATGAGGGTTTGGCGTATGGAGTGGAGGACGCAAAAGGAGAGGCAGTAGTGTGGGTTGTCAACCCGAGTAGCCTTTCAgaatggagaaggaaagaagtAGGGGCAAAGAACAAGGCTCTGAAAGAGCGATTAGGATTAGGAAAGGGTGATGAGCCGTCGCCAGAAGCGCTATCCGTGTAA